The following coding sequences are from one Gossypium hirsutum isolate 1008001.06 chromosome A12, Gossypium_hirsutum_v2.1, whole genome shotgun sequence window:
- the LOC107952550 gene encoding galactinol synthase 2: MAYYVINYSKLCLWEFVEYSKMLYLDGDIQLYDNIDHLFDLRNGHFYAVMDCFCENKQEATPHNTTSITVNNVPTISNDLTRWVNNPLPYTSTQACSSSNPTSPPIKNQVIVKGRQNRRICNRC; this comes from the exons ATGGCTTATTACGTCATTAACTATTCCAAGCTCTGTCTTTGGGAG TTCGTGGAGTATAGTAAAATGCTATACCTGGACGGCGACATACAATTATATGACAACATAGATCACTTATTTGATTTGCGAAACGGGCATTTCTACGCAGTGATGGACTGTTTTTGTGAGAACAAACAAGAAGCCACACCCCACAATACAACTTCGATTACTGTCAACAATGTCCCGACAATATCAAATGACCTGACGAGATGGGTCAACAACCCCCTTCCCTATACTTCAACGCAAGCATGTTCATCTTCGAACCCAACCTCACCACCTATAAAAAACCAAGTAATAGTGAAGGGAAGGCAGAACCGGCGAATTTGCAACCGTTGTTAA